A section of the Triticum dicoccoides isolate Atlit2015 ecotype Zavitan chromosome 7A, WEW_v2.0, whole genome shotgun sequence genome encodes:
- the LOC119329839 gene encoding zinc finger MYM-type protein 1-like, protein MEVVLQPPKTGVESYLLSEGLDMALLKAAGPLLHLRGSVEVRLRRPAPGGQARHLKPLRRPSGRPSPSPALTLRPSAPAQLCPLPFTSAQYLCGLRLRHSGDRRPGLPSAALFELWDKSSKARKLTSTSTPTPISEEVESNLQLALVPTHDETPQPERERGSPTPIIEDDEAVDEDDESIPQFEADLAALERDPSKRLPISSYHVNDQDRVRRRYIDLGACQPKDHKFEIRDFSGHSRRLSPTWFKDHKWLEYSMEKEAAFCFVCYLFKDKTKSPGGDAFVNGGFNNWNMKGRLKRHIGAVSSAHAEAQEKYDMFTTPTTSIRESIASNTSQYKALYKQRLTWTLKCVRFLLSQGLAFRGHDESEDSLNKGNFLELLNWLAGNFEEVDRVVLKNAPQNCKMTHHDIQQEVIKCCAQEITKLVIEELDGGHFAILANESSDVYQNEQLVVCLRYVDKKGRAVVRFHGLAHVEDTTSLTLKAAIQKILMDYNLTFAMVRGQGYDGASNMRGNVNGLKKLIMDESPSAYYVHCFAHQLQLTLVAVAKESGDCTWFFQQLAHLLNALRVWPRCGLGIWPKARCQCLRRLAPGLRKTPFAPIKAPWAIPLR, encoded by the exons ATGGAGGTGGTGCTGCAACCACCAAAGACTGGAGTAGAGTCTTACCTCCTCTCGGAGGGCCTGGACATGG CTCTGCTGAAGGCGGCCGGCCCTCTCCTGCACCTCCGTGGCTCCGTCGAGGTCCGGCTCCGGCGCCCCGCGCCCGGCGGCCAGGCCAGGCATCTCAAGCCTCTCCGTCGCCCCTCCGGCCGGCCCTCTCCCTCCCCTGCCCTCACCCTCCGGCCCTCTGCTCCCGCCCAGCTCTGCCCTTTGCCCTTCACCTCTGCGCAGTACCTCTGCGGACTGCGGCTCAGGCACTCCGGCGaccggcggccaggcctccccagcGCGGCA CTATTTGAACTGTGGGACAAATCTTCAAAGGCAAGAAAGTTAACTTCTACATCCACACCAACTCCTATTTCTGAGGAGGTTGAGAGCAATCTGCAGCTAGCACTAGTACCAACACATGATGAAACTCCACAACCGGAGAGGGAGAGAGGCTCCCCGACCCCAATTATAGAAGATGATGAAgcggttgatgaagatgatgaatcaATTCCCCAATTTGAAGCAGATTTGGCTGCTCTGGAACGTGATCCGAGCAAGCGACTCCCTATATCTTCATATCATGTCAATGACCAGGATAGAGTTAGAAGGAGATACATTGACTTGGGAGCTTGTCAACCAAAGGATCATAAGTTTGAAATTAGAGATTTTAGTGGACATTCTCGTCGCCTTTCTCCTACTTGGTTTAAAGATCATAAGTGGCTTGAGTACAGCATGGAAAAAGAGGCTGCTTTTTGCTTTGTTTGCTACTTGTTCAAGGATAAAACAAAAAGTCCCGGAGGAGATGCATTTGTGAATGGTGGGTTTAATAATTGGAACATGAAAGGAAGATTGAAGAGGCATATTGGAGCTGTTAGTAGTGCTCATGCTGAAGCTCAAGAAAAATATGATATGTTCACTACACCTACAACATCAATTAGGGAGTCTATTGCTTCAAACACCTCACAATACAAGGCTTTGTATAAACAGCGTTTGACATGGACACTCAAGTGTGTGAGATTTCTATTGAGCCAAGGCTTGGCATTTAGGGGGCATGATGAAAGTGAAGACTCGCTAAATAAAGGAAATTTCCTTGAGCTTCTAAATTGGCTAGCAGGAAACTTTGAAGAGGTTGACAGGGTTGTTCTCAAGAATGCTCCACAGAACTGCAAGATGACTCACCATGATATACAGCAAGAGGTGATAAAATGTTGTGCACAAGAGATTACTAAACTAGTCATTGAAGAACTTGACGGTGGTCATTTTGCAATACTTGCAAATGAGTCTAGTGatgtgtatcagaatgaacaattgGTTGTTTGCTTGCGTTATGTTGATAAGAAAGGAAGGGCGGTTGTAAGATTTCATGGTCTTGCTCATGTTGAAGATACCACCTCTTTGACACTAAAAGCTGCAATTCAGAAAATTCTTATGGACTACAATTTGACCTTTGCAATGGTTCGTGGGCAAGGATATGATGGAGCTAGTAATATGAGAGGCAATGTTAATGGCCTGAAAAAACTGATTATGGATGAGTCCCCTTCTGCCTACTATGTTCATTGTTTTGCCCATCAATTACAGTTAACTCTTGTTGCTGTTGCTAAGGAGAGTGGTGATTGTACTTGGTTCTTTCAGCAGCTTGCACACTTGTTAAATGCTCTTCGCGTCTGGCCCAGATGTGGCCTCGGCATCTGGCCCAAGGCCAGATGCCAGTGTCTTCGGCGTTtggcccctggcctccgcaaaactccttttgcaccaatTAAAGCCCCGTGGGCCATACCCCTTCGCtaa